The following nucleotide sequence is from Cercospora beticola chromosome 2, complete sequence.
ACAAGCTACAAACAGGCAAATGGATGATTTGATTATTGTACCTTCTCCGCGCAAGGACGAGGTTGACAGAAGATCATTTGTGGGCTCCTGAAATCGGTGCTCCCAAGACTGCCGATGCCGAGCTCCATTTCCTGCAGACACTGCAAGACTTGCCAAGATGGACGAATGAGAGAGGCTGATTGCAAGGGTACCTGGTCGTCACGGACTTGTTCGCTCCGTCGCGCTGGTTGCTTCACATCAGCTCCTCGAGGCACAAGGAACACCAAAGGAGGAAGACAAGAGATTTACAATGTGTCATCTGCATACACGGATTCAAGGAATATAAGCTCGAGCACCTTTCGGGGCTTTCCTGCCAATAAGTTGCCCTGAACCGATTGTCAAAAGGGTCGCAAATTGTAAGAGAGCGAGATATACCCTGTTATCCGATCCCCGAATGCAGGTGACAGACTGTATGCGCAGCTCTCTGAAATGCGGAGCTGCGACGAATTTTCTAGCACTGCACTCATACAGTCCCTGCAACAAGACCTGAGAAAGAAAGCCGCGATCGTAAGCAGGGATGACTAGGCTTGGCTCTTAGTCACTCTCGCAATGGCCCCTATTTCTCGTGGTACCGCGAGGTAAGATGCGAAAATCCACACAGTCCATGGCGAGGGACAATATATATCACTCCACTGGTGCGAACGGATTTTATGGCATCACAGAAGTGGGCAAGGTGAAGGCAGACCTGATCACGAGCTGCAGCTGGGAAGATACAGCGTGAATGCTCAACGATCAGCTTAATTTCCATCATCTAGCAGAGCAACGTCAAGCAGGAACAGCCATAATGATCAGGCTTGAGGGTTAACCCCATGAATGTGATATGAGGACTTGCACCGATGAGCTTGCCCGCAGTATTTCAAAACCCGTGATACAATTTTGCATTGATACACCCAGTGAGCGAACACAGTTGCAGCATTGAATAAGCGTACGCTCAACACTGGAAGACATGCTTTGTGTTCGTAGTCATTCAGATTCTTTGAAGCTCGAAACACAGCCAGGCTCGCAGAATGCTACACGTAGGGACCTATTTATAAACGAGACGAGATCTTTGACCTCTGTGCTCCCGTGTGGAATGGTGTCCCGATCGTCATTGATACTGTAGGGCATCGGAGAGGCGCTCTTTGCATAATCCGATGGACATCGCCAACTGGCATCTCGAATGAGAAGGCGCAGGTTGAGTCCGATAGCACACGAGTAGGTAACAATGAGGGTGTGCCCGACGGAGAAGATATTGGCGCGCTTCAGGTCGTTTCGAACAGTCTCATTTCAGAGTCACACATTTCGTGCCAATCGTGCTACCTCGCCTCCCGTCTAGCCACGCTTCTTTCTAGGCTGTCTAACCCGAGCCCTCAATCGTCCGACCTGAGCGCTCTTGCCGTAACACATGATGCTCATCCCGCGCCTGCTTTTCTTTCGTGCCAAACGAACATTTATTTCTGCACTCGACGCCGAGAACGCCAATGCTATGCCATACCACGCACACGCACAAACACAAACTCCTGCCTCGTGATCGTGACCATTTGTGCGCCCGTCGCGACCCCCGTCCAGGATTCGAAGCTCTGTTGTGCAAGCTCGTCATGCGCAAACAGCCTCGAACGCCAAATTTCGAGGATCCAGATCTATTCGTGTCCCTTTTCACTTCGCAACTGCAGCCGAAAGCACTTGCGTGCGGAAGAAACCGCCCTTTGTTCGCTCGATGACCTGCTGGTATACGCTGACAGGTGGGTGGTTCATGATGACCGTGCCGGCCTTGTAGTCGATCTTTGCATCAACGCGCGTATCGCGGATTAGGTTGACGATCCacttctcgccctcctcctGGCCAAGACCAAGACGTTTTGATAGATCCCTATCGAACAATTAGTACCATGCTCGGCATAAATCGAAATTGCACTACTCACTGAATATCAATGCGCTGGTGAATCTTGCAGTATGACTCGGAGATGAGATGGCGCGCAGCGTCCAGGAATGGCTCCGCAGCTGCTGACAGGAAAAAGTCCGCACTCAGGATATGGTGCGCCTCTGATAGTCTCTTCTGAGCCTCCTCGAAGTCGAAATCGACGTAAAGTGCCTTGATGAAAGTGGTGACTGGGTCGTTGTACTCGTACTGCTCCTGTCTCACAATCCGCACAAGATCCTTCAACTGCTTCTGGTAGTTTCCATAGTTGTAGTTGTTCTTGCTGCCTGGTCGATTGCGGTTCGTGACGACGGCTGCGGTGAGATATCGCAGGATCCACGGGCAGGAGGTTTGAATGGTGTTAATGTATGCGGGAGAAAAGAAGAGCTCAGTCAGCTGCTCACGGGCAGGCTCGTGATTGAAGAAGGGGAACAATGACCAGTGGATCAGCCAAGTTCGGTGCTGCAGTTGCGCGAGCGGGTTGTTGAACAGACGGGTGTCGATGCTCTCCTTAATCTTCATGACTTCCTCCATTGCACTTTCCCAGTTGGTGGTCAAGATGTCTGCGGCCAACTTTCCCCATGTTGCTGCGTTGACTTTGTCGTTGTCTGTCGACAAGATACGGAACTGGTACAGCAGTTCTGAGGCACTCTCGTAATCACCGCACGCAAATTGAAACTGGCCGAAATCGTACAGCTGGTCCACCATCTGCTGAGTCACGCCGTGATTGTCCTTCAGGTATGCCATGTTGCTGTTCTTGTCGCTGCGCAAGTTGTTGATGACTTCGGCATCGCCGAGCAGACCTTGGATCTTCTCAGTCTCCTCAGTGTATATCCGCCGCCTCTCGAGAATCTCGTCGCGCTTCTTGCCGTACTCGGCCGGGGTCTCGTTCAAGTTGTTGAGTTGTGCGTACAGGTCGCCGACATAATCGGACATGTTGGTCTCTTTGAGCAGCGCATACTTGAGCTTGGTGATGTCGGAaacgtcctcgtcctctggTCGTTGTTCCTCCTCGAAGTTGAGCAGCGGGAAGACGAGATGGCGGTCAAGGTTGGTGATGAGCTTTGGCAGGAGGCTGTACTGGGCCGCGATGTCGCCGTTGGAGTCTGCCATGGTCGCGGTgatgcggtggtggaggggcgAGTGGGTGGTGACAGTCGTTGTCGTGGGGTCTTTCACCTCTTTCCAAAATCGAGGCTGCCAAGATTTGAACGTCGGCTCTTTCCTCCGCCGACGCGCGAGTCGCGAGAAGAGCTTCCGCCAACACTCCCGCATTGACGAGAACAAACCAGCAACATCATGGCCAGAACAGCACCCATAATGCCCTTCCTGCGGCCATTGAGCTTGCCTCGTCCAGCAACCGTGCGACATTTCCTCCGCTTCTCCACCAGCACGTCAtgtcgagaagcagcagcagcggcagaacCATCTGCACAAACGGCCGTCCGAGAAGGTCAGGAGCATGTAAACGCCATGTTGACAGCGTGTACTAATTACCATACGTACAGACCCCAATCTTGTAGCCTCTCGGACAGCAGATGAGGCTTACCCTCCGCGATCAATGTACTCCAATCCTCGCCCAAAAGAATCTCGAGCCTCGCGACGAACAGCCCATCCCACGAAAGAGCGCCATTACCCAACCCGAAGGCCGTCGCATCATCAACCCGCACCTGTCAAACTCATCCCGGACCCCGTGACGCCACTTCCAGAGACACAGAGCGCGCCAAACTTGCCATACTTTGTATCAAGATCCTCATCGAATAATCTGCCCATATATCATCTGCGAAAACGAGGCGGAAActtgaagatgacgaggatcaAGAACATCGATGGAGACAAGATGGCACTGAAAGGAGAGCTGTGCAAAGTGTTGAATGTGAAGAAAGATGAGGTTGCGATCAATTCAACAACGGGCCACATCAACTTGAAGGGGCATTTCAAGCCCCAGATTGAGACATTTTTGAGGGAGAGAAGGTTCTAATTGGATGCGACACTGAACGATGAAAAGAAATCGAGAGCAGCTCAGGAACGCTCGCAGTTAAAAGCGCCAGAGGGCCCTACAAACTTCATTTCCTCACGCAGAAGAGCCCGCCATTCCTGTGGCAACGACCCATGCACAAACTGCGCAGGCACCAAGGCCATCCGCGATACAGTGTCTCCGTGGAACGTAAGGATATCATGTATCGATTACGTCGAACGGAAGATCACATTTTCAATGAGCAATTTTCGGAAGATCGCGACGCGAAGAACACACGACCTGTGGGATACTGGACCACTGTGATCGAAGATGCTTCCACCGTGACGACAACACATCCTCCGCGGAAGCTCGTGCAGTGCGCTTTGAACCAGGCACGGGTGCCGTTCGACCGAAACGAGATCCGAGCAAATGTATATTCGATCGCATAAATTTGTGCCATAGAACAGCCGGCCATACAGCCGCATGTATATCAGCAATGTACACTTCGCCGCTGCACGGTTTCATTACTTTTCTGGGTTCAGTCCAAAGCCTTTGGCTCATGCCTGCCGCCAAGTCAGAGAATCGCTGGTCTTTCATGCATATCACAGAGGCGAGGAGCTCGGAAACGTCGTCAAGGGGCGGTAGGCGGTTGAGCTACACCTTCATAGTACTCAATTCAGTCATCAGAACTGGCTCGGTCAGTGCGGCAGGCCAACAAACAGCGAGAAAAGTCTCTACAAGCCGGACAAGATCAAAACGGAGATAGAACATTAAGCCAGCTTCGTGTGTTTATCCAAATCTACCTATCTACTCGGCATCGATTGGAGCCTTCGGTGGGGTATCATTGACCTGCACACCACCCCTCTTCTTGTGCTTCGAGTCCGCAAACGGCAGCCTCCAACCACCCTCATCTTCGGGGGTCGCGAGCCACAAACGCATCAGATGCCGTCTTGGGTGCGGCGGTGGGTAGTCCTTGTACGCTGTCCTCGAGTGCAGAACATGCGCATTGGACAAGAATTGGATATCTCCAATATCCAGAATCATGTGCAACGACAATCGCATGCAAGTGTCCTCCAGCACTTGTGCTGCTTCCGCCTGCTCAGGCGAGAGTGCTGGGATGATACCCTTGTCGGAGAAGCGAGTGAGGGACTTAACATAGTATGGGTCCCATTTGCAGTATACACGGCCGTCCTTGCCCGTTTCGATATAGAAAACGGGTTGTTTGGTGTACGGCTCTTGGCCGACTGATACTTCTCCTTTGCGGTCGAAGTACCAGTTTGGTGTGCACAATGTCTTGACGACGTCTGGACGCTCTTTCTGCAGGGTGTTGAAGACGTGGTGGACGCTAACGATATCGGATTCGCCACCCTCGAGCGATTTGGCGATGCAAAGGAGTCCTACGATGTCGCAGTCGTCGGCGTGGAAGAATTGACGGGCGGTTGTGCGGTAGATTCGGACTTTGTCGATTTGGGTGGGGTCGGCACCGGTGTCCTGTGTACGTGCATCAGTATTGGACCTCTCAATTCGCATTGATTACCTTTGCTCACCTTCACGTGGCCCAAGACGTGTCCGAGACCATTCTGCGAAACGAAGTATCCGAGATATGTCCCCAGACCCATGTACGCAACAGCACTCTTGTGGTTGCCCCATTCTTGGACAGGGAAGCctttgaagaggatgaaACCCTTGCCGTTGAGGATCTCCTTGCGCATTGGCTCTAGAAAGTGTGCCATGTTGGGAAGCGGGAACTTCGCCTGCAGAAATGCATCAGTATGTCTATCCATGGGCAGTTATAATTTTTCTGTCTGTTTACCTTTGTGATGCCCGTCATGGGTGTGCCAGACGCCAGAAAGTCATCGGCAGCTTTGCTGACCTCTGCGATCTCCTCTTCACTGAAGCGATGGACCCATCGCTCTGGGTTGTTCTGGTAATCTTCCGCCTTCCATACTGTTTCTCCTGTGATTTCTTGAGGAAACTCCTCGTATGATTTAAGCTGGTCGTATTCAGGGTAAGTCTGTCCTGAAGTCTTGATGCCGTCGGGGAAAATCGTTTTGGATGGGTTGTCGTAGCGGAAAACAGGCAAGTCAGCCACGGGCTGTTCCACTAAGGCCGTGGGAGCCATTTTGGATGTCTAACGATTTATAACGAATTGCTCGGTCTTGACGAGTCGACGAATGTGGAAAGGCAAGCGAAGTTCTTCAGCAGTCTTGAGTGAAGTGTAAAACAACAATGCAAGACCATAAGTGAGTATGGAATCCATTTGAAGACAGATGACGGAGCAGCTTATATAGTGTGTCGGCGGCACACGCGAGGGACGGACGATCGCGAAAGCTCGTTGCGTCAGAACGAACAATTCTGCGCCTGGGCAATGCCAGGTACAGGTCAAATACAGTTGGAGCAGTGACAATTGCGTGCTGGGCTACGAATGGCAACAAGAGCTCGCGGGCTGACGTGCTCTGCGCACAGCTGCATGGTTCGGGACATCGTCTAGCCCTACTCGACCCCTCCTTTGATAGGCGCAGAGGAAACGGTTGGTCGGGATATGGAAATCTTGGCCATTTCTGTCGTGTTCGATGCCACTGGAAGGGCGCAACGCGGCTGGAAATCACCATAGCAAGATAGCAAGCGATGATCATGGTCGGTTGAAGATCGTCGTGCGTGGTTGTCGCATGCCGGAACGCTCAAGCACGTGTGCATGTGATGAGATGAACCTTCACTCAAGCACTCTTCTCCCGGCCGGGAAGTTTCCGAGCTTGTGGAAAAGTAGT
It contains:
- the INT6 gene encoding eukaryotic translation initiation factor 3 subunit E; protein product: MADSNGDIAAQYSLLPKLITNLDRHLVFPLLNFEEEQRPEDEDVSDITKLKYALLKETNMSDYVGDLYAQLNNLNETPAEYGKKRDEILERRRIYTEETEKIQGLLGDAEVINNLRSDKNSNMAYLKDNHGVTQQMVDQLYDFGQFQFACGDYESASELLYQFRILSTDNDKVNAATWGKLAADILTTNWESAMEEVMKIKESIDTRLFNNPLAQLQHRTWLIHWSLFPFFNHEPAREQLTELFFSPAYINTIQTSCPWILRYLTAAVVTNRNRPGSKNNYNYGNYQKQLKDLVRIVRQEQYEYNDPVTTFIKALYVDFDFEEAQKRLSEAHHILSADFFLSAAAEPFLDAARHLISESYCKIHQRIDIQDLSKRLGLGQEEGEKWIVNLIRDTRVDAKIDYKAGTVIMNHPPVSVYQQVIERTKGGFFRTQVLSAAVAK
- a CDS encoding mitochondrial 54S ribosomal protein mL49, yielding MARTAPIMPFLRPLSLPRPATVRHFLRFSTSTSCREAAAAAEPSAQTAVREDPNLVASRTADEAYPPRSMYSNPRPKESRASRRTAHPTKERHYPTRRPSHHQPAPVKLIPDPVTPLPETQSAPNLPYFVSRSSSNNLPIYHLRKRGGNLKMTRIKNIDGDKMALKGELCKVLNVKKDEVAINSTTGHINLKGHFKPQIETFLRERRF